The window CTGTAACTGCCATTCATTGGAGCTGTGTTGTTATGGCCTTAATTCTGCATCTGTTAGTCTCTGGTTTGAGATATGACTGTGGGATATATTCTGTATCTGAGAGACTCTGGTGCTGAATGTAACagttaatttaattttgtatttTGGCAGTCTTTATGCAAAAGAGTTTGTAATTGAGTATCTGTCTGTCTATGGTactgtgtgtgagcaagagatgAATTATGTACCTGTCAGTCTATGGAACTAAAAGTGATTTTGTGATCCATTCCATCTGTCAGTCCCCAGAATTACAAGGGAATTTGAAGCCCATTCTGGAGCTGCCAGTATtggaagtgagtgtgagtttgacgTTAGTTCTTCAGTCATCAGACTTTGACTACATGTGTGCTTTATTGACTCTGTATGTATCAGTCTCTGGTCCTGTATCCAAATGTTGATTTCCTTCTGTATCTGTTGGTTGTAGGACTGTGTATGAGTGCAGGATGAACTCAATGAATGTCATTCTCTGATTCTATTTGAGCATGGGATTGAATTTGCTTCAATATATTGCTtgtgaaactttttaaaaagtgtgtTTTATTCTGTGATCCTTTCAGTTTCCTGTGAAGTGTTATATTTTGAATTCAATCTGCTTGTGTCCGTCACTAGTGCATGTGAATGTGTTATtctttctgtatcagtcagtcccaggtgagagtgggattaattgtaACCCTAACATCTGTGAGTATGGCATTCAGTGTTTAGCTGTCCGTATCTGGAAATAATCATGTGGCTGAAGttgattttatttttgtcttCATCTGTTGCTGTCTGTGAATTAGATTTGTCTTGTGCCTGTCTGTCATTGGCACTTTAAATGACTGGTATTTGTCTATGCCTTATTGTCTTTTTTTTGTGTGTAGTCCTGTGTTTTTCTTTCTGCATTTCAGGGCCTGGTCCTCTGTATAAAGTGGGATTAATGCAGTTTCTGGTGAGTGTGGCCATACCCCTGTATTGTTTGGCACATAGAGTGGGGATCATTCAATATCTCTCAGTTTCTGGCATTGTATATGAATGTGCTGTTCATTCTGTGTCATTGTCTTGTaaagcatgtgagtgtgtgtgtgtgtgtgtgtgtgtgtgtgtgtgggggtggggtggggggcgcggtGCTGGCGGAGAGGTTATTTGTACTGGTCACTATGCAATGCTGCCTGGGAGTATGAGATTCATTCTGTATATTTCAATCTCTACTGCTCAACATGAATGTGCTTGTTTTTGGTGATCAGTCTCAGGCACAATAAGGAACTCTGGACTTTATTATATCTTTGTCTGTCTCTGGTAGGTTATGTGACAGTGGGCTACATTCTGCATATTTCAGACAATACAGTGCATGTGAAAGTATCATTAATTCTGTATTTGTCAGTACCTGGATTGAATGTTTATTTGGAATTTGTTGTTCGTATGTCTGTCTCTAGGCTTTTATGTGAGTGTGGGATTCATTCTCTGTCTATGTGTCTCTGCGATTGTATGCAAGTGTGGGATTTTCCTGTATTGGTACTTAACATGCATCTCAGGCATGATCTACAGGTTAACATTCAGTAGTTCTGTGCCAGTTATGTAGAGGTATTAAGAGAACAAACTGAAGTGATAATATATGCATCGATCTGATACATGCTCTGGTATATAATTCCTGCAGTTTGAAAACACGGAATTCATACTTTAGTTGTGCATTCTAGTCTAACACTTAGTGATATTTTGGAACTGATATTTAATGTGTAGCTCAATCTACACTCTGGGTGCTTAATAGCAATTCATTCTGTATCTTACAATAGGATAAATGTTGTCTGATGTAGTTAATAATTGGTATTTAATTTGTGGCCGAGATGACACTTTGTATTTAAATCGAGTAGTGGCTGTGCTTTTGCCCTGGGATTGATGTATCTAGTCCTCACGTGTACTGGTTTGATGTAAACAACTTCTCCCACCaatgctctgtttgactcttatATTGAAAGGGTGCCTCTCAACCTTGGGATCTATGTGGGTCTCGATATTGTTTCATTTTGGCCTGAAGACCTGGCAGTATCTCTGTGCTTTGTGAGTGACATAGTACTTACTGTGAGTTGGAACCATCCTGTTGCAATTTTCCATGTTTCGAGGAATCATTTGGTTCCTTCAACTCTTTCCTTGCACGCTGAAAACATAACTCATTTACCTGAAGAATAAGTCAAGCAGAAGATAGAAAAGTGATcaaagtattttaaaaataattgttaTTATTATGAGCAATCAAaaaagcaaaaccagcagcacatcAGTGTTTGAGCCCACTGCAGTACTGGAGCAATCTGTTTCTGCTAATCTGTTATTTTAAATGGTTTTACAAAAATTTTGTGACATCCAGAAACGACATGTCCTGTGCACTGCTCCTTGAATTAGACTATTCCATGGAGCAATGATTTCTGCAAGAGTCACATTTCTATTTGCTGCTCCCTTTCAACGAACAGTACACCTGGAAACAAGCAGGCACAGTTAAAAATGTCTCTTTCACACTTCTCACCTGGTGCCTGAAATTGATCTTCTTTGTGTAACTGGAAACATTGTTACTGTGCGGCTATTTTCCCCGCCATTCTCTGTCCAATAACAAGGGACAGTGGAGACCGGAACTAAGCCAGGAAGCTTCACTCGGGTTTGGGGAGAGAAAGCAGCAATGATCTTCAATGGCGAGTTCTTCTCACTCTGTCCAGACACTGCTCGAGAAtggcctctcccttcccccccgctCACTCCATGTTCCGGGAGCAGCTCGTGTTCCAGGGAGCCCATTCAAAACAGCCGCCGTCTCCGCCCCAGCTGCCCGGACACTCAATGCCAATCTCTGAGCATATCTGCGGACGCGGCTCCAAACCGCTGCGCTGCTTTAAGCAGATGCTGTTTGTTCACTTCCCTCTGGGGCGGTGATGTCTCCGATCGCTGCTGAATTAAACCCTATTCCGCTCACTGAGTGAATGACGCTCTCGGCCATTGTTGGGGGAAGGTTGCGCATGCGCTGTTATCCTCATGGTGACGACACCGGGGAACGGTTTTAAACAGCGCATGCGCAGATCTCCGCAGCAATTCAGCCGCTAAAATCAATGGCAATTTTCCCCATTTCACTCTCATCGCAAAGAGAACAAAATTTCCGAACCTGTGTCGGCGCGGGGGGCAAGGGGCGTTGGGCGCGAGTGGACGTGCGGCGGAAGCGGGGACCATTCGCGTTGGAAGCTCTGGGTTTGTTCATTTCAATATTCAATTTGCGTTCATCCCCTGCAGATTGTTTGTTATTAAACTGTCACTTATCCCGTTAAATTTAGACTTTCTGCAATCTTGGATATTAGTGTTTGTTTGGTTTTCACATTTTTTCAAAGTTGTAATTGAACTTGATTCCATAATGCTCACTCGTAATTAAACCTTCTCTTTTTGTTAGATTACGAACCAAGTCTAACCCAATTACTGAATGCCAATACTCAATGGCCGACCATTTTGTTAGTCTGGAACATATGGTACCAGAAAAATATCTTGCGTGTAACCAAGACATTAACTGCTTTCTGGCCGAGTTACCCGCCGCAATGCAATCTATTAGAATAAGAGACTCGTTAAAACAACTTTACTTGCCATCTTCTATAATCACTAAATTAACACATTATGCCATTTCATTGATTGTGTCAGGAGGCATGGACAAAGCGATCATTTAATTTTGAATCATTCTGCTGTTGACACATTTCTAAACATGGAATCTCTGCTGATTGATTCCGATTATCTGTAATCCCCCCTTTCAAATACAAGCCTTCTTCATTTTCCAATTGCCCCACTTTTTCTAAAATCGTTATAACCTGGTATATTCAGCACCTACTTTTATTTGAATGGTGGAAATATTTCCACACTCTGTATTGTTTCCTTTTCACATTTTGATACTCACGGGGATGAATTCTTAACCCCTGGAATTGTGGTCTAACCGCGGATAGGAGTAAAATAAATCACCGCTGCGATGGTCGGGAACTGAACCTGGCTTAACTGTTTAGGAGGCAGCCGTGATCACCCCTATACCACCATCACTCACTTGTTAAGCCAACGCTCACAGCATTTATAGAAACACGACACACAATATGTCATTGGAATTTTGTATTTGATTGATAAACTGTTTTGCCATATTTCTAACCATGTTTATGTTATTTCACTCCAATTTAAAATGAATGAAGTTACctcgtctctcgtctctcgttCAGCCAGCAGATGGCACCAGTCTACAATAAATTGGCTCGTGCTGTTTTTGAGGACACGCCGAGACAGAAAGGGTCTGTTCCTGCCCGGGGAGCGAGCCAAGCAAGCGGCCGTGAAAGAGACAAAGATAGTCACCCGCCATTACAGCAGGACCAGATAAGTATATCCACAAAGTATCGAACCATATGAAAATGTgtaaaaaccagaaaatgctggaaaaaactcaacagcatctgtggagagaaaaaaataaagagagttaaacgttcgagtcttcttcagagctgatttTCTTGTTAAATTGAAGATATCAAGTCGAAAAGTAGAGAACATGTCAGCCATCGGGTGAGGGGGAGCGATCAGCGCAGCAGTAAAACGGGTTTACGTCCAAAATGGAGTCCTCAGTTCGAGTGAAATCTTTTCAACAGCAAACGTTCGTTTGTCAGAGACAGGAAGGATGGAGCCTGGGACTCAGGAGAGCCCGAATTTCATTGGAATTGGGGAGtttatggggagagagaaacacagagaggctggaggagctgggagcTGTCTCTGCCCCGTCCGCTCTCTGCCTTTAATTTGCTCTGAGCCGCCACCACTGGTTTCATTTCTGATCCAGTTCTGACTGTCAGAGAGATTTTCCACAGAGTCTCGGATATGACTGATACTGCAGCCGCCGAAACAGCTCCTCCAGCCGCTGCCGCTCAAGTCAAATCTCCCAAGAAGAAGAAGGCGGCTCCCCGATCGAAGGCAACCGGTCCCAAGTTAGGCGAACAGATCCTGAAGATTGTGGCGGGTTGCAGCGATCGCAAGGGGATGTCCCTGGCCGCGATAAAGAAAGCTTTGTCTGGCAGCGGTGTCGATGTGGGGAAGCTGGGCTCCCAGATCAGGTTAAGTATCAGGAGGAAGATGGAGAGCGGCTCCCTGGTGCAGGTAAAGGGACAGGGCGCCTCCGGTTCCTTCAAAATCCCTAAGAAGGAATCCCAGGGGAAAGTGGGAAAGAAGGACAAGAAACCAACAGCCAAGAAATCTTTAGTAAAGAAACCAGCGGCCAAGAAAGTGAAAACAAAGAAAGCAGCAGCCAAGAAATCTCCAGCCAGGAAAGTAGCAGCCAAGAAATCCCCAGCGAAGAAAGCAACAGTTAAGAAAACAAGCAGCAAGAAGGCGGCAACTCCAAAAAAGGCGGTGAAAGCGGCGGACGGGAAGACGGCGGCGGTGAAGAAACCCAAGAGCCACAAGAAGGTGGAAAAACCTCGGGCTAAGACCAAGTATAACCCCCAAAGAAAGCAGCGGCCAAACAGAAATTAAGTGTATCTTGTAAAAGTCAACCCCAAAGGCTCTTCTCAGAGCCACAACGTCTCCCTGAACAGACCTGATCCCACAATAAAATAATTCCTGTCTCGCGGCCGGGCTCATTctcaacagaaatcatttcaaattcatacaaaagcaaaatactgcagatgctgaattTCATCTGAATATGTTATATCCCCACTTTCTCTCCCAATAAAGATGTCTGGCAGATTCAGCGTGAGACGGTAACACTGGGGGCGAAAGGCCGCTTTACATCAATTTTAATACAGGAGATTCCCCCAAAGAGCTACAATAATGTGTTTGTAAAATGCTGGAACCGTGTGTGCATGAGGATGATGATGTTACTGAGGATGATTCTTGTTGTAGAATACACTGTTTAGTTCGGAATATTACTGAGTGTTAATTATAACGAGAGCATATTTCAAAGTTCCGGGTTGCTGAAACTCCTGACTGAAGCCCGGGTCTGTCAGGGTTTGTGTCTCGGTCCCATTAATAATAAATGGTTTCAAACTGGCGGTTGCAGAAACTGGAGGAGGAGCTGAAAGATCAGgggctgttctctctctgtctgtcactccggctctctcctccctcccgctctctgttTAATCGtcaccctgtctcctcccctCCCTGCTCACACTCTAGCTTTTTCAGTCAGGTCCGGGCGCACTGTATAAAAGAAATCCGTGAAACAACTCGTCTCTCATATTCTGCAGCAATCTGAGTGAAGAATCATCATGTCTGGCAGAGGAAAAGGAGGCAAAGGACTGGGTAAAGGCGGAGCAAAGCGGCACCGCAAAGTGCTTCGTGATAATATCCAGGGCATCACCAAACCAGCAATCCGCCGCCTGGCTCGCCGTGGCGGTGTCAAGAGGATCTCGGGTTTGATCTATGAGGAGACTCGCGGGGTGCTGAAGGTTTTCCTGGAGAATGTGATCAGGGATGCGGTCACATACACTGAACACGCCAAGCGCAAGACGGTCACTGCCATGGATGTGGTGTACGCTTTGAAACGCCAGGGCCGCACTCTCTATGGATTCGGCGGCTAAACAACTCGACCCTTTCTACCAAACACACAACAAAGGCTCTTTTAAGAGCCACCCACCACCTCACAGAGAGTGCAGAGACCTGGGAACGGGAGCTGGGATGGGCTGTGATCAGGAATGTAACGTTTGAAATATTCTGGGTGttgagggggcggggggatgtATTAAGTGTCTAAATTTAATCATTGTTTATTTACCTGGATGGCAGATTCTGCACTGACGCTGAAAAGTCTCTCCACTGCTTCACATTTTCGTGAAGTTTTGTTCTTGATGAATAATGAGTCGGATAGTAATGACAGGATCCGCCGGTTCCTGTGACACCAGCCGTTCAATCCGTCAGtgtagttgaggttacaatcagatcagccatgatctcactgaataggatcagacttgaagggctgagtggcctcctcctgttccgaaACCCAATGTTCGTGAAGTTACTGACCGGTTTGGGAAACTGAATAGTTTCAGCTCAGCCACTCGGCGACCTGGAATTCCCGCAGTCTGAGCCGGACTCTAGCTCTGATTGGTCAGCCTCTTAGACTACTTCTTAACCAATCGCAGAGTCAGGAACAAGAAATTCAAAATTATGATTGGTTTAATTGTTTCGAATGCGAAAAGCCCGCCAATTACAATCATGGCAAATGCCGACATGCGAGAACCTTAATTTTCAGGGAACAATTGTTATTCTCTCACTTTATGATTTGTTATATTGTATCTTCTGTCACAAAACCCTGGCGCTATTTTAGGAACTTGTCGGAATTTGTCAACAGCGGGAGGTTCGAGCTGCTCCCTTTCCCAGCACTTTATCGGCATGAATAGTCCAGAATGTGGGCAACGGGAAGGTGTCTGAAGCCCCCAGCACACTTTCCATTTTATTACCCATTCCAGACCTCTAAGCGAGCGGCGATTTTAAGGGTTGGTTGTGCTGTAGGGAGCAATGGACGGGCCATCAAATTTTCCCTGGGAAATTCAGCACTGACTTTACGCAGTTCAAACAACAGACTGGTGTTTCTGTCCAAaaatgagcagattcaccaggatgatgccGGGTTAAAAATTGCCGAGACAGGTTACATGAACTGGAATTGCATTGGGATTAGGAAATAGTGATTGCCAGTGAAAAGCGAAGAACAAAGTCTTTTGTCGAAACGGGAAACGGCTGCAAAAAAAAAGCGGAATTTTTGAAACAGGCAATTAAAAACAACTCGACCAATGAGGACCTGAGTTTTCAGGGATTAATTCATTGGTTAGATTTTGGATGAAACTGCCTGGGCGTAAGGCTGCAGCCAATTACCGTTCGGGGCGGTTCCTCACAGAGTTTAAAAAGGCGGATTGTAGAACAGACTGTATTAATATTCCTTGTTTCTCAGACTGTGGTGGATCTGTTTAGAAAATGGCCAGGACCAAGCAGACAGCGCGCAAATCGACCGGAGGGAAAGCTCCCCGCAAACAGCTGGCTACCAAAGCGGCCCGGAAGAGCGCTCCAGCCACGGGCGGGGTGAAGAAGCCTCATCGCTACAGACCCGGCACTGTGGCTCTGAGGGAGATCCGCCGCTACCAGAAATCCACCGAGCTGCTCATCCGCAAACTGCCCTTCCAGCGCCTGGTGCGAGAGATCGCTCAGGACTTCAAAACAGACCTGCGCTTCCAGAGCTCGGCCGTCATGGCCCTGCAGGAGGCCAGCGAGGCTTACCTGGTGGGGCTCTTTGAGGACACCAACCTGTGCGCCATCCACGCCAAGCGAGTCACCATCATGCCCAAAGACATCCAGCTGGCCCGCCGCATCCGCGGGGAACGCGCCTAAAACCCGTATTCAGCACCAAGTACAACAACGGCTCTTTTAAGAGCCACTAAATCGACAGATGAAAGAGCTGCATCTCCTGTTGACCGCTCCAGCACTTACGCATCGCGAAGATACAATTTACTCTCCCTTGCATCTGCTATTTTTGAATTGCGAGATTACAAACGATGCCTTTGTCAATAGTAGCTGAGATCAATACAAATTTGAGAGCTGCAAGCATCTTAGTGTAATTTTCCAATGAATTGTTTAATTTGCAATGCGCGTAGATAAATTCCGTTCCTAGGGTGAGCCACGCTTTGCAAGTCACTATTATCGCAACGCTATGAGTAGGAAGTGTGTGTCTGAATAAACCTGTGGCTGATTAAATCACTTCGCAATTAAATAATGCTGCAAAATCACTTAAATTCAGCACGCAACGGGCAGACACTAGGTCACCCTTTTAGTGGGTGGTTCTGAAATGAGTCAGACACCCCGGCCTTATATTCTTCACTAAAGCGGGAGATGTGTGAGCAAAGAAACAGCGCAATGTAAAGAGGCAACTGACAACACAAACAATTCAGGAACAGACCACTCCACCTTTACAATTCCATCTGACTCCCTGACAGAGTAGCCCTTTCACAGACTCTGTGAGTGGCTCTGAAAAGAGCCTTTGGGTTATTAGGTTAAAGAATGGCCGCTTCACTTGGTCTTCGAGCCCGCAGCGGTGCTggttttcttgggcagcagcacGGCCTGGATATTAGGCAGCACCCCGCCCTGAGCGATGGTCACccctcccagcagcttgttgagctcctcgTCGTTGCGGACGGCCAGCTGCAGGTGTCTGGGGATGATGCGGGTCTTCTTGTTGTCCCGGGCCGCGTTACCGGCCAGCTCGAGGATTTCAGCCGTCAGATACTCCAGCACAGCAGCCAGATAGACCGGGGCTCCGGCACCCACTCGCTCAGCATAGTTGCCCTTTCTCAGCAGCCTGTGAACACGGCCCACCGGGAACTGCAGTCCAGCCCGGGAGGAACGAGATCTGGCCTTAGAGCGAGCTTTACCGCCGGTCTTTCCTCTTCCAGACATTTCTACAATCTCTCACTTTCACAGAGAATGAGTAAAACCGCTCACATTCGCTTCTCTTATAGCTTCGGGAGGAATGGTGCTGCGGCATTGCTGATTGGTCACTTTGTGTTGCGTCACATAGTGTTGAACATGTCACCAATCAGATATCTACTGAACTCACCAATCCGGAGACTCCACTGAGTGAGGGCGGAAAATACCGGCGCCAAATTCCAACCGATTTTTGTTCAAATTTTAAAAGCCCGCCAAATTTGCGAAAAACGGACAGAACATAGTGTTAATTGGAAATAGGTAATTCAGTATTTAGTACACGAATCTTTGATTTCCTTAATCTCGCTATGTCTTTCTCTATTTTACTATATATCTGTATTTTTGTGTTTCTGATTTTCAGTCTGGGTTTATCTGAACCTGAAAAGAAACCGAAAATAACGGCTCCAAATCTCTGCTTTTCGACATCGAAAAGGCGGCCGATATATTTATAAAGCAGGAAATACATTTCATACAGAAAACCCCATTAGTAGTTAACATGGTCTGACgacaaagttttaaaaatatccGTCTCTGatgggacaatttcacattttatcCCAAGTTCCAGATTCGCTTTTATAATACGGGATCTATTCGGGGTTAATCTCGATCTGTAATGAAACCCTTTAACCAGCCGTCAGACTCATTTACATCGTTCTGCAAACGGACGGTATATTGTAGATACTCGTGAGTCAAAAGTGAATATTTTTGGTGTAAATTTGCCAGCGTTGAGACCGAAGGTTCCAACACGACCGGGACTGATAGGAAATGTTCGATTATCGAGACCAAACTTGACCAGAACTGGAAACtgacgcattctctctctctccaaagcgAGGGAAAAGGGCCGAATATGAACGCGGCGTCTGAGAATAAAGCGCAGTCATTAATCTATGGGGCATTAATTATCAGGACCCAAGAATTGAGCGAGTGATAAATCTACATTGCCAGAAAATATGagtgaaataaaatgaaaataacaAGTTTCAATTACAAAAATTTTTGAATTATgagaataaatataaaaatgatATAGCTGTTTCAAAGAGATTGTGGGTGGCTCTTAAAAGAGCCGTTGTGCTTTTCAGTCCGTTGTGGggttttacttggagctggtgtacttggtcaccgcctttgtcccttccgacacggcgtgcttggccagttccccgggcagcagcaggcgcacggcggtctggatctcccgggagctgatggtgctgcgcttgttgtaatgggccaggcgGGAAGCCTCACCCGCGATGCGCTCGAAAATATCGCTCACGAacgagttcatgatgctcatggccttggaggagatgccggtgtcggggtgaacctgcttcatcactttgtagatgtagatggCGTAACTCTCCTTCCTCGACTTTCGCCGCTTCTTGCCGCCCTTTGCTAGCGGTTTCTTTAAGGCTTTCTTGGCTCCCTTCTTGGGAACTggtttcttctcatcaaccatcttCCGTTTCAGACACAGAAATAAACCAAACCCTTTCCGAACGCCGATTAAATAGACAGTCTGACAGATATATGCTAATGAAGGATTGGAGAACAATCATTCTGATTGGATAGTTTTAAGAACTGACCAGATCTGGAAACtgacgcattctctctctccaaagcCAGCGAAAAGGGCCTCTTCTTTTGTATTTTTCTGATTGCTGTTTATAAATATCCAATCAGATTTCGACCTCTCCACCAATCATTAGCCCTTTTACGACTGCAGGGCAACAGATTTTACAAGCTTCTCTCCAGCCAGAGTTTCTCCGTGTGTAaagatatattgggaaatgttgcCTGGCTGTCGGTGCGAGGGACCGTCCGGGAATGCAGGATTCCTTCTGGTACTCTGACGTTCTGCTAATGTGTTCGACTTACTCACCCGGATACTGTGTGAGGTAGGGGGATAGAGTATAGAGGGTGCATTCTGTTCTTGAAGTTGTGGTACACTGTGTGTAGGATTTATTCTGTACGTCAGTTTATAGAACTAGAAATGAGATTCATCCTGTGTTTCTCAGTTTCTGGCGCTGTAAATCAGTGTGGCATTGATTGTATATCTTTCAGTCTGTGCTATTATTCGAGTGTgcacttctcattcactcccagagGCCGGTAATGCGTTTGAGATTAGTGCTGGACATGCCAACATCTGATCCgcaatcagagtgcagaattcagtctGTGTCAGTTTCTGGTAGTGAATGGGAATGCCAGATTCATTGTCTATATCTGGGAATTTTTGAAACATATTCTGCGTCTGTTTATCTTCACTGCTGTATGTGAGAGTGGCATTACTTTGGTTAATTCTGGTACTAACATAGTCAGGAACATACGAACCAGGAACCGGCCCTCAGTCACTcgaccctgctccgccattcaataagatcatggctgagggATATCTAAAGGGATATCTCAGAATTCATGGAATTTTTCGTTCTGATTGGAATGTGTATGTTCTAAGGGGAGGGCCCGCCATCCATGATTTACTAAGAAAATTAGAGACAGaatcaaacttaaaggaaaagcgTATGATTATGTTCAGATGGTTGGCAGGTCGGAAGATTGGAAAAACTATAAAGAACAGCAAGGAATGACAAAAATATCAATGAGGAGGGAAAAttggagtacgagagaaagctagctagtaatataacgacagagagaaagagtttctatagatatttaaataagaaaaaagttaacaaagtgagcattgctcCTATGGAAAATGCGTCTGCGGAATTCAAAatagaaagtagggagatggcggatgaatggAAAAgttattttgcttcggtcttcactatagactACACAAGTAATATCCTGGAAAGGTAGGTAAAACAGGAAATGGAGGAAATTCCTGTAAATCAGGAAAAGGAGGAACTCGGAAAATTACCTAGGAAGTGGTATTGAGGGaattgaaagaagtggctaatgagatagttgatgcatttgttttcatattccaaaattccccagatttggGGAAGCTTCaattagattggaaaacagcaaatgtaactcctttattcaaaaagggagggagacagaaagcagaaaactaaaggccagttagccgAACATCTGTCATgcggaaaatgttagaagctattattaaagatgctatagaagGGCACTTACAAAAcaatcaaggcaatcaggcagagtcaacatggttttgtgaaaggaaaatcatgtttaaccaatttattggagttctttgaaggggtcatgtgctgtggataaaggggtacCGGtgaatatactgtacttagatttccagaaggcatttgataaaactccacatcaaagattactgcagaaaataaaagctcacagtGTTGGgcctaacatattggcatggatagaagattggtgaactaacaggaagtagagagttgGCATAAGTGGGTCCTTTTTTGgttagcaggatgtgacaagtggtgtgtcaGAGGGATCCGTGCTGGGcccttaactttttacaatttatgcaaATTACTTCAATGAAGGGACTGAAGCAATGGCtaataaatttgctgatgacacaaaattaggtaggagagtaaattgtgaagaggacataaggaggctacaaagggacataaattaaatgagtgggcaatgctctggcaaatggagtataatgtgggaaaacttgAAATTGTTCATTGTGGCAGGAAGtgtaaaaaagcttattatctaaatggtgagatattgTAGAGCTCTGCGGCTCAgcgg of the Carcharodon carcharias isolate sCarCar2 chromosome 37 unlocalized genomic scaffold, sCarCar2.pri SUPER_37_unloc_1, whole genome shotgun sequence genome contains:
- the LOC121274498 gene encoding histone H1-like; protein product: MTDTAAAETAPPAAAAQVKSPKKKKAAPRSKATGPKLGEQILKIVAGCSDRKGMSLAAIKKALSGSGVDVGKLGSQIRLSIRRKMESGSLVQVKGQGASGSFKIPKKESQGKVGKKDKKPTAKKSLVKKPAAKKVKTKKAAAKKSPARKVAAKKSPAKKATVKKTSSKKAATPKKAVKAADGKTAAVKKPKSHKKVEKPRAKTKYNPQRKQRPNRN
- the LOC121274563 gene encoding histone H4; the protein is MSGRGKGGKGLGKGGAKRHRKVLRDNIQGITKPAIRRLARRGGVKRISGLIYEETRGVLKVFLENVIRDAVTYTEHAKRKTVTAMDVVYALKRQGRTLYGFGG
- the LOC121274527 gene encoding histone H3; translated protein: MARTKQTARKSTGGKAPRKQLATKAARKSAPATGGVKKPHRYRPGTVALREIRRYQKSTELLIRKLPFQRLVREIAQDFKTDLRFQSSAVMALQEASEAYLVGLFEDTNLCAIHAKRVTIMPKDIQLARRIRGERA
- the LOC121274540 gene encoding histone H2A-like, encoding MSGRGKTGGKARSKARSRSSRAGLQFPVGRVHRLLRKGNYAERVGAGAPVYLAAVLEYLTAEILELAGNAARDNKKTRIIPRHLQLAVRNDEELNKLLGGVTIAQGGVLPNIQAVLLPKKTSTAAGSKTK
- the LOC121274557 gene encoding late histone H2B.L4-like, producing MVDEKKPVPKKGAKKALKKPLAKGGKKRRKSRKESYAIYIYKVMKQVHPDTGISSKAMSIMNSFVSDIFERIAGEASRLAHYNKRSTISSREIQTAVRLLLPGELAKHAVSEGTKAVTKYTSSK